Proteins encoded together in one Argiope bruennichi chromosome 1, qqArgBrue1.1, whole genome shotgun sequence window:
- the LOC129975083 gene encoding uncharacterized protein LOC129975083, whose amino-acid sequence MSEDINEDDIEKESRSADEYSLNFKRMSLLVDRKTNPAVNADTLSSVGGEKRKFKLPRLELKKFGGEIKDWLPFWGQFVKIDEDNDIDETDKFQYLVQATIPNSRARELVESFPPTSGNYCKAIDCLKSRFGRDDLLIEYYVRELLKLTLAFNLKEKHVELSTVYDRLETQLRPLETLGVTTAKYAAMLFPLVESCLSEDVLRAWRRNDIGLDGKDDAKESRLESLRKFLKNEVENEDRIALAIQSFSLKENNKNIKIKRDLPTAPGLFSGNQKSVLKCVFCDKNNHESKECHVARNLDLSEKMKRLKKRGCCFKCLSNGHVSKLCRVQVNCGSCGQRHHAVMCPDRKTVESSNSQEVTESSINFG is encoded by the coding sequence ATGTCTGAAGACATAAATGAAGACGATATTGAAAAGGAATCTCGTTCAGCAGATGAGTATTCACTCAATTTTAAAAGGATGAGTTTATTAGTGGATCGAAAAACTAATCCCGCTGTTAACGCTGATACATTATCTTCAGTTGGCGGTGAAAAGCGGAAATTCAAGCTGCCTCGTTTGGAACTGAAGAAATTTGGCGGTGAAATTAAAGATTGGCTGCCGTTTTGGGGACAATTCGTAAAAATTGATGAAGATAACGATATCGATGAAACCGACAAGTTTCAATACTTAGTCCAAGCAACTATCCCGAATTCTAGAGCGAGGGAATTAGTTGAAAGTTTTCCCCCTACCTCCGGAAATTATTGCAAGGCGATTGATTGTTTGAAATCTAGATTCGGCAGAGATGATTTGTTGATTGAATATTACGTTAGAGAATTGTTAAAATTGACACTCGCATTTAATCTTAAAGAGAAACATGTTGAATTATCAACTGTTTATGATCGACTTGAAACCCAGCTGAGACCATTAGAAACTCTTGGCGTTACTACAGCGAAGTATGCGGCTATGTTGTTTCCCCTGGTTGAATCTTGTTTAAGTGAAGACGTTTTAAGAGCCTGGCGGAGAAATGATATAGGATTGGATGGAAAAGATGACGCGAAAGAATCTCGATTGGAAAGTTTGAGGAAATTTTTGAAGAACGAAGTTGAAAATGAGGATAGGATAGCTCTTGCCATTCAAAGcttctctttgaaagaaaataacaaaaatatcaagattaaaagAGACTTGCCGACAGCTCCGGGACTTTTTTCAGGAAaccaaaaatctgttttgaagTGTGTATTTTGTGACAAGAACAATCATGAATCCAAAGAATGTCATGTTGCTCGAAATTTGGATTTAAGTGAGAAAATGAAACGATTGAAGAAAAGAGGTTGCTGTTTCAAATGTCTAAGTAACGGTCACGTGTCAAAGCTATGTAGGGTCCAAGTGAATTGTGGGAGCTGTGGTCAAAGACACCATGCTGTGATGTGCCCTGATAGAAAGACCGTTGAGTCTTCTAACTCTCAAGAAGTAACGGAAAGTTCAATCAATTTTGGATAG
- the LOC129975090 gene encoding uncharacterized protein LOC129975090 — MQASCSSSTIHFLIGADIAGKLMTGKILNLTCGLTATETLLGWTLMGRAPSSSDSISMTKLEAIGITDPAESKKKAEMHQGTLDYFRNTLTIDEQGRYEVALPWVLESSRLPDNRQIAEKQLSSVYKKLVECEKVGVYADVFKKWIADCVIEESEDKKELNEYYLPHMPVFKKNSITTKVGPVFDASAHIKGITSLNACLESGPNLIELFPSLLNPLRKFPAGIASDIEKAFLQIGIRERYKDYLRFLWKTKDKGMKIYRHRRVVFGVTCTAHPF; from the exons ATGCAAGCATCTTGTTCTTCATCCACAATCCATTTTCTTATTGGTGCTGACATAGCAGGAAAATTGATGACTGGAAAAATCCTCAATTTAACTTGTGGATTAACTGCCACTGAGACTTTGCTTGGTTGGACACTTATGGGAAGAGCACCAAGCAGTTCAGACTCTATAAGCATGACA AAGTTAGAAGCCATTGGAATAACTGATCCTGCTGAATCTAAAAAGAAGGCTGAAATGCATCAAGGGACTTTAGATTATTTTCGAAACACTCTGACGATTGATGAGCAAGGGAGGTACGAAGTCGCCTTACCTTGGGTGTTAGAATCATCCCGGCTCCCTGACAACAGACAAATCGCCGAGAAACAACTTTCTTCTGTTTATAAAAAACTTGTAGAATGCGAGAAGGTTGGAGTATATGcagatgtctttaaaaaatggattgcTGACTGTGTCATTGAAGAAAGTGAAGATAAAAAAGAGTTAAATGAATACTATCTCCCACACATGcctgtttttaaaaagaacagcATCACTACGAAAGTGGGGCCAGTTTTCGATGCATCCGCACATATAAAGGGTATAACCTCATTGAATGCCTGCTTAGAAAGCGGTCCtaatttaattgaactttttCCTTCCCTTCTGAATCCTCTCCGGAAATTTCCTGCTGGAATAGCATCAGACATTGAGAAGGCATTTCTTCAAATCGGAATCAGAGAGAGGTACAAGGATTATCTGCGATTTTTATGGAAAACCAAAGACAAGGGAATGAAAATCTACAGACATCGTAGAGTTGTGTTTGGTGTCACCTGCACTGCCCATCCCTTTTAG
- the LOC129971611 gene encoding transmembrane protein 138-like, protein MKSSRYFPVLLLQYVLLLIDLLLNTFSDFGRSSFVVLLVLHVVQDIGIVCNIIILFLMFANTYVFRAGLLGILISRYRFTLITCFLYLTITIMWHFWNLKFKWNNPFAYNWNTNLLVLYILQRSCAVLYYYFYKRTSLLIVDPCFYEDSEWLKMKVSKR, encoded by the coding sequence ATGAAAAGTAGTAGGTATTTCCCTGTACTGTTGCTGCAATATGTACTGTTATTGATTGATCTTCTTCTGAATACGTTTAGTGATTTTGGACGATCGTCATTTGTTGTTTTGCTAGTTTTACATGTAGTTCAAGATATTGGCATAGTATGCAAtatcataatattgtttttaatgtttgCGAATACTTATGTATTTCGAGCTGGATTGTTGGGAATATTAATATCACGCTATCGCTTCACGCTTATAACATGTTTTCTGTATTTGACCATCACAATAATGTGGCACTTTTggaacttgaaatttaaatggaaCAATCCTTTTGCATATAATTGGAATACAAATTTACTGGTACTCTACATTCTACAGAGAAGTTGtgctgttttatattattatttttacaaaagaactTCACTTCTTATTGTTGATCCTTGTTTTTATGAAGATAGTGAATGGCTTAAAATGAAAGTCTCTAAAAGATAG